From the Primulina tabacum isolate GXHZ01 chromosome 3, ASM2559414v2, whole genome shotgun sequence genome, one window contains:
- the LOC142539377 gene encoding serine/arginine-rich splicing factor SR30-like isoform X1, with amino-acid sequence MSRSCRSDRTLYVGNLPGDIRERDVEDLFYKYGSIVHIELKVPPRPPGYAFVEFEDVRDAEDAIRGRDGYDFDGHRLRVELAHGGRGNSSTDRHSSHSSSRGPRGGVSRRSDYRVLITGLPHSASWQDLKDHMRRAGDVCFSQVFNEGSGKTGIADYTNYDDMKYAIKKLDDSEFRNAFSRARIHVKEYDSTRSRSRSRSRSPSYSKGKSNGRGRSASLSHSRSKSKSPKRKASRRSRSRSKSVSSRSRSGSKARSVSRSPSRSRSPKPSFQHQKLASKSPKGRSPSRSPSKSSSRSLSR; translated from the exons ATGAGTCGCTCATGCAGAAGTGATCGAACTCTCTATGTTGGTAACCTTCCTGGTGACATTCGCGAGCGAGATGTGGAAGATTTATTTTACAAG TATGGATCTATTGTGCATATCGAATTGAAGGTTCCTCCAAGGCCTCCTGGCTATGCCTTTGTTGAG TTCGAAGATGTTCGTGATGCTGAAGATGCCATTCGAGGTCGTGATGGATATGATTTTGATGGACATCGTCTACGG GTTGAACTTGCACATGGTGGCCGTGGCAATTCATCAACAGATCGTCATAGTAGCCATAGCAGTAGTAGGGGTCCTCGTGGTGGAGTTTCAAGGCGCTCTGACTACAGAG TTTTGATCACTGGACTGCCCCATTCTGCATCGTGGCAAGACCTCAAA GATCACATGCGTCGAGCTGGTGATGTTTGCTTTTCCCAAGTTTTCAATGAGGGAAGCG GCAAAACGGGGATAGCAGACTACACAAATTATGATGACATGAAATATGCT ATCAAGAAACTCGACGACTCTGAATTTCGGAATGCCTTTTCTAGGGCTAGAATTCAT GTAAAGGAATACGATTCAACCCGTTCCAGAAGCCGCAGTCGCAGCCGCAGCCCTTCCTACTCAAAAGGAAAGAGCAATGGTCGCGGCCGGAGCGCTAGTCTGAGCCACAGCAGGAGTAAAAG CAAGTCGCCTAAAAGAAAAGCATCACGCCGCTCAAGAAGTCGTTCAAAGTCTGTCTCTTCTCGGTCGCGTTCTGGGTCAAAAGCACGCTCTGTGTCAAG ATCTCCATCAAGATCCAGATCTCCAAAACCATCT TTTCAGCACCAGAAACTAGCAAGTAAGAGTCCAAAAGGACGCAGTCCAAGCAGGAGCCCCAGTAAGAGTAGTAGCAGGAGTCTTTCTAG ATGA
- the LOC142539377 gene encoding serine/arginine-rich splicing factor SR30-like isoform X3, whose product MSRSCRSDRTLYVGNLPGDIRERDVEDLFYKYGSIVHIELKVPPRPPGYAFVEFEDVRDAEDAIRGRDGYDFDGHRLRVELAHGGRGNSSTDRHSSHSSSRGPRGGVSRRSDYRVLITGLPHSASWQDLKDHMRRAGDVCFSQVFNEGSGKTGIADYTNYDDMKYAIKKLDDSEFRNAFSRARIHVKEYDSTRSRSRSRSRSPSYSKGKSNGRGRSASLSHSRSKSKSPKRKASRRSRSRSKSVSSRSRSGSKARSVSRSPSRSRSPKPSKLASKSPKGRSPSRSPSKSSSRSLSR is encoded by the exons ATGAGTCGCTCATGCAGAAGTGATCGAACTCTCTATGTTGGTAACCTTCCTGGTGACATTCGCGAGCGAGATGTGGAAGATTTATTTTACAAG TATGGATCTATTGTGCATATCGAATTGAAGGTTCCTCCAAGGCCTCCTGGCTATGCCTTTGTTGAG TTCGAAGATGTTCGTGATGCTGAAGATGCCATTCGAGGTCGTGATGGATATGATTTTGATGGACATCGTCTACGG GTTGAACTTGCACATGGTGGCCGTGGCAATTCATCAACAGATCGTCATAGTAGCCATAGCAGTAGTAGGGGTCCTCGTGGTGGAGTTTCAAGGCGCTCTGACTACAGAG TTTTGATCACTGGACTGCCCCATTCTGCATCGTGGCAAGACCTCAAA GATCACATGCGTCGAGCTGGTGATGTTTGCTTTTCCCAAGTTTTCAATGAGGGAAGCG GCAAAACGGGGATAGCAGACTACACAAATTATGATGACATGAAATATGCT ATCAAGAAACTCGACGACTCTGAATTTCGGAATGCCTTTTCTAGGGCTAGAATTCAT GTAAAGGAATACGATTCAACCCGTTCCAGAAGCCGCAGTCGCAGCCGCAGCCCTTCCTACTCAAAAGGAAAGAGCAATGGTCGCGGCCGGAGCGCTAGTCTGAGCCACAGCAGGAGTAAAAG CAAGTCGCCTAAAAGAAAAGCATCACGCCGCTCAAGAAGTCGTTCAAAGTCTGTCTCTTCTCGGTCGCGTTCTGGGTCAAAAGCACGCTCTGTGTCAAG ATCTCCATCAAGATCCAGATCTCCAAAACCATCT AAACTAGCAAGTAAGAGTCCAAAAGGACGCAGTCCAAGCAGGAGCCCCAGTAAGAGTAGTAGCAGGAGTCTTTCTAG ATGA
- the LOC142539377 gene encoding serine/arginine-rich splicing factor SR30-like isoform X2, whose protein sequence is MSRSCRSDRTLYVGNLPGDIRERDVEDLFYKYGSIVHIELKVPPRPPGYAFVEFEDVRDAEDAIRGRDGYDFDGHRLRVELAHGGRGNSSTDRHSSHSSSRGPRGGVSRRSDYRVLITGLPHSASWQDLKDHMRRAGDVCFSQVFNEGSGKTGIADYTNYDDMKYAIKKLDDSEFRNAFSRARIHVKEYDSTRSRSRSRSRSPSYSKGKSNGRGRSASLSHSRSKSKSPKRKASRRSRSRSKSVSSRSRSGSKARSVSRSPSRSRSPKPSHQKLASKSPKGRSPSRSPSKSSSRSLSR, encoded by the exons ATGAGTCGCTCATGCAGAAGTGATCGAACTCTCTATGTTGGTAACCTTCCTGGTGACATTCGCGAGCGAGATGTGGAAGATTTATTTTACAAG TATGGATCTATTGTGCATATCGAATTGAAGGTTCCTCCAAGGCCTCCTGGCTATGCCTTTGTTGAG TTCGAAGATGTTCGTGATGCTGAAGATGCCATTCGAGGTCGTGATGGATATGATTTTGATGGACATCGTCTACGG GTTGAACTTGCACATGGTGGCCGTGGCAATTCATCAACAGATCGTCATAGTAGCCATAGCAGTAGTAGGGGTCCTCGTGGTGGAGTTTCAAGGCGCTCTGACTACAGAG TTTTGATCACTGGACTGCCCCATTCTGCATCGTGGCAAGACCTCAAA GATCACATGCGTCGAGCTGGTGATGTTTGCTTTTCCCAAGTTTTCAATGAGGGAAGCG GCAAAACGGGGATAGCAGACTACACAAATTATGATGACATGAAATATGCT ATCAAGAAACTCGACGACTCTGAATTTCGGAATGCCTTTTCTAGGGCTAGAATTCAT GTAAAGGAATACGATTCAACCCGTTCCAGAAGCCGCAGTCGCAGCCGCAGCCCTTCCTACTCAAAAGGAAAGAGCAATGGTCGCGGCCGGAGCGCTAGTCTGAGCCACAGCAGGAGTAAAAG CAAGTCGCCTAAAAGAAAAGCATCACGCCGCTCAAGAAGTCGTTCAAAGTCTGTCTCTTCTCGGTCGCGTTCTGGGTCAAAAGCACGCTCTGTGTCAAG ATCTCCATCAAGATCCAGATCTCCAAAACCATCT CACCAGAAACTAGCAAGTAAGAGTCCAAAAGGACGCAGTCCAAGCAGGAGCCCCAGTAAGAGTAGTAGCAGGAGTCTTTCTAG ATGA
- the LOC142539377 gene encoding serine/arginine-rich-splicing factor SR34-like isoform X4, translating to MSRSCRSDRTLYVGNLPGDIRERDVEDLFYKYGSIVHIELKVPPRPPGYAFVEFEDVRDAEDAIRGRDGYDFDGHRLRVELAHGGRGNSSTDRHSSHSSSRGPRGGVSRRSDYRVLITGLPHSASWQDLKDHMRRAGDVCFSQVFNEGSGKTGIADYTNYDDMKYAIKKLDDSEFRNAFSRARIHVKEYDSTRSRSRSRSRSPSYSKGKSNGRGRSASLSHSRSKSKSPKRKASRRSRSRSKSVSSRSRSGSKARSVSRYGYLRYVGIAY from the exons ATGAGTCGCTCATGCAGAAGTGATCGAACTCTCTATGTTGGTAACCTTCCTGGTGACATTCGCGAGCGAGATGTGGAAGATTTATTTTACAAG TATGGATCTATTGTGCATATCGAATTGAAGGTTCCTCCAAGGCCTCCTGGCTATGCCTTTGTTGAG TTCGAAGATGTTCGTGATGCTGAAGATGCCATTCGAGGTCGTGATGGATATGATTTTGATGGACATCGTCTACGG GTTGAACTTGCACATGGTGGCCGTGGCAATTCATCAACAGATCGTCATAGTAGCCATAGCAGTAGTAGGGGTCCTCGTGGTGGAGTTTCAAGGCGCTCTGACTACAGAG TTTTGATCACTGGACTGCCCCATTCTGCATCGTGGCAAGACCTCAAA GATCACATGCGTCGAGCTGGTGATGTTTGCTTTTCCCAAGTTTTCAATGAGGGAAGCG GCAAAACGGGGATAGCAGACTACACAAATTATGATGACATGAAATATGCT ATCAAGAAACTCGACGACTCTGAATTTCGGAATGCCTTTTCTAGGGCTAGAATTCAT GTAAAGGAATACGATTCAACCCGTTCCAGAAGCCGCAGTCGCAGCCGCAGCCCTTCCTACTCAAAAGGAAAGAGCAATGGTCGCGGCCGGAGCGCTAGTCTGAGCCACAGCAGGAGTAAAAG CAAGTCGCCTAAAAGAAAAGCATCACGCCGCTCAAGAAGTCGTTCAAAGTCTGTCTCTTCTCGGTCGCGTTCTGGGTCAAAAGCACGCTCTGTGTCAAG ATATGGATATTTGCGCTATGTGGGGATTGCATATTAG
- the LOC142539377 gene encoding serine/arginine-rich-splicing factor SR34-like isoform X5 → MSRSCRSDRTLYVGNLPGDIRERDVEDLFYKYGSIVHIELKVPPRPPGYAFVEFEDVRDAEDAIRGRDGYDFDGHRLRVELAHGGRGNSSTDRHSSHSSSRGPRGGVSRRSDYRVLITGLPHSASWQDLKDHMRRAGDVCFSQVFNEGSGKTGIADYTNYDDMKYAIKKLDDSEFRNAFSRARIHVKEYDSTRSRSRSRSRSPSYSKGKSNGRGRSASLSHSRSKSKSPKRKASRRSRSRSKSVSSRSRSGSKARSVSRSQT, encoded by the exons ATGAGTCGCTCATGCAGAAGTGATCGAACTCTCTATGTTGGTAACCTTCCTGGTGACATTCGCGAGCGAGATGTGGAAGATTTATTTTACAAG TATGGATCTATTGTGCATATCGAATTGAAGGTTCCTCCAAGGCCTCCTGGCTATGCCTTTGTTGAG TTCGAAGATGTTCGTGATGCTGAAGATGCCATTCGAGGTCGTGATGGATATGATTTTGATGGACATCGTCTACGG GTTGAACTTGCACATGGTGGCCGTGGCAATTCATCAACAGATCGTCATAGTAGCCATAGCAGTAGTAGGGGTCCTCGTGGTGGAGTTTCAAGGCGCTCTGACTACAGAG TTTTGATCACTGGACTGCCCCATTCTGCATCGTGGCAAGACCTCAAA GATCACATGCGTCGAGCTGGTGATGTTTGCTTTTCCCAAGTTTTCAATGAGGGAAGCG GCAAAACGGGGATAGCAGACTACACAAATTATGATGACATGAAATATGCT ATCAAGAAACTCGACGACTCTGAATTTCGGAATGCCTTTTCTAGGGCTAGAATTCAT GTAAAGGAATACGATTCAACCCGTTCCAGAAGCCGCAGTCGCAGCCGCAGCCCTTCCTACTCAAAAGGAAAGAGCAATGGTCGCGGCCGGAGCGCTAGTCTGAGCCACAGCAGGAGTAAAAG CAAGTCGCCTAAAAGAAAAGCATCACGCCGCTCAAGAAGTCGTTCAAAGTCTGTCTCTTCTCGGTCGCGTTCTGGGTCAAAAGCACGCTCTGTGTCAAG ATCTCAAACATAG